One Vallitalea pronyensis genomic region harbors:
- a CDS encoding sensor histidine kinase codes for MTRRNRASSIKNHLIVYSLGVILLMTILSVYALFIMERYRGQIETMFERHIYLSDIQSVISELDDDLLGFLSSKSSTRLNDFNINQQQLTHLLEGDYEHLYSMEDVLMKNIRNLSMEYIDQGRDAISYKRQRNVTRYDESYEKSKHIKTFIFEYIDGLNAIQLSRNSKSYLELVNQTHLLQTITYIIVINLIIISLLIVYLITSRMVKPFRQLSHVAEEISKGNFDTEDIHLEMEDEFQLLAIAFDKMKHNIREYVAEVKIIAETESKLKDEQLKNVKMEHLLDNARLYALQSQINPHFLFNTINAGVQLSIMERATRTGQFLESMSRLFRYNIQKMDSTCTLEEEVTNISDYYDLLKVRFGHRIQFELEIDPLTLHRKVPPLILQPLVENAYIHGLSGLEEGGTIKVATKHLAHEVLITVEDNGRGMDDALIEKILGTHSAHDISQDKEEGIGIRNVRDRLALYFHRTDILTMEGRLNEGVKITIRLPHEM; via the coding sequence TTTGCTTATGACAATACTCAGTGTCTATGCCTTGTTCATCATGGAAAGATACAGAGGACAAATTGAAACCATGTTTGAAAGGCATATTTACTTATCGGACATACAATCTGTCATCTCAGAGCTGGATGATGATTTACTGGGTTTTTTAAGTTCCAAAAGTTCAACAAGGTTAAATGATTTTAACATCAATCAACAACAACTTACCCATTTATTAGAAGGGGATTATGAGCATCTCTATAGTATGGAAGATGTGCTGATGAAAAACATTAGAAATCTCTCCATGGAATATATTGATCAAGGACGAGATGCCATCTCATACAAACGGCAGAGAAATGTAACCAGATATGATGAAAGTTACGAAAAAAGTAAACACATAAAGACCTTTATTTTTGAATACATTGATGGGCTTAACGCTATACAACTGTCCAGAAATTCAAAATCTTATCTTGAACTTGTAAACCAGACCCATCTACTACAGACCATTACGTATATTATTGTCATCAACTTAATTATTATATCCTTATTGATTGTCTACTTAATTACGTCAAGAATGGTCAAACCATTTCGTCAGCTATCCCACGTTGCAGAGGAAATTTCAAAAGGAAATTTTGATACAGAGGACATTCACTTGGAAATGGAAGATGAGTTTCAGTTGTTGGCCATTGCATTCGATAAGATGAAGCATAATATTCGAGAATATGTAGCTGAAGTGAAGATTATTGCTGAAACAGAATCCAAACTGAAAGATGAGCAGTTAAAAAATGTGAAGATGGAGCACCTTCTAGATAATGCTAGATTATATGCCCTTCAGTCTCAGATTAATCCCCATTTTCTTTTCAATACCATTAATGCAGGTGTTCAACTGTCCATTATGGAAAGAGCAACCCGAACAGGGCAATTTTTAGAGAGCATGTCCAGACTGTTTCGGTATAACATTCAAAAAATGGATTCTACCTGTACGTTAGAAGAGGAAGTGACAAACATATCGGATTATTATGATTTACTGAAGGTAAGGTTTGGTCATCGGATACAATTTGAACTAGAAATAGACCCTTTGACCCTTCATAGGAAAGTCCCTCCTCTGATTCTTCAACCACTGGTAGAAAATGCGTATATACATGGGCTTAGTGGTCTTGAAGAAGGCGGTACCATTAAGGTGGCAACAAAGCATCTAGCTCATGAAGTACTTATTACCGTAGAAGATAATGGGAGAGGAATGGATGATGCCTTAATTGAAAAAATATTGGGTACCCATAGTGCCCATGATATCAGTCAAGATAAAGAGGAAGGCATTGGTATCCGTAATGTCCGGGACCGATTAGCATTGTATTTTCATAGAACTGATATATTGACCATGGAAGGCAGATTAAACGAAGGTGTTAAAATAACCATCCGCCTGCCACATGAAATGTAA
- a CDS encoding response regulator transcription factor: MMYRLIIVDDEQIVLDGLKFLIHDTVEDIEVVATASSGREAIAACEQHYPDIVFMDIKMPGINGIEAIEAIKKRHIDTRFVIISAYEQFEYAKQAVELGVSDYILKPIRPDKVTEVLHKIIHEITVERKQRLREIENREKIEKIIPVLEHGFIYSLLLNTDYRDELTKYQDLFEVKNEKGYVMVIEFGEGKHSELQNKIGTGIKGQSFYPKVQSAIKYKCKCIVGPMIVNQMTVLVYENHMDSEYEQRIKAFELADAIYNAIKQLVDSNIYIGIGSCYALEKSKNSLEEAMFSLNRITDEHIVHINDISEKDSSSDDYTYIDIKEDQNRIIKLLELGDEEQLVNAMKSFFNKINKKFHGDMVDVRNTILELMVMVLSCSYRNDLQEEIVGYSSYLNELNRLESMVALQNWCLRKVSFISEQVQSKKGKHISKVVLHARNYIDAHLREDLNLIDISKEVSVSPQYFSKIFKDEIGLSFVEYVRKKRIDIAKEMLRTHKYSVKEICYQIGYNDPNYFSRLFKKLVGVSPTEYK; encoded by the coding sequence ATGATGTACCGATTAATCATAGTAGATGATGAGCAAATTGTTTTAGATGGGTTAAAATTTTTGATTCACGATACCGTTGAAGACATAGAAGTGGTTGCAACAGCCAGTTCAGGTCGTGAAGCCATAGCTGCTTGTGAACAACATTATCCAGACATCGTATTCATGGATATTAAGATGCCGGGTATTAATGGCATAGAAGCTATAGAAGCCATTAAGAAGCGGCATATCGATACAAGATTCGTGATTATTTCTGCTTATGAGCAATTTGAATATGCCAAACAAGCTGTTGAGCTTGGTGTCAGTGACTATATTCTAAAACCCATTCGCCCAGACAAGGTAACAGAAGTATTGCATAAGATTATCCATGAGATTACGGTGGAACGGAAACAACGTCTCCGTGAGATTGAAAACAGAGAAAAAATAGAGAAGATCATTCCTGTTTTAGAGCACGGCTTTATCTATTCCTTATTACTCAACACGGATTATCGCGATGAATTAACCAAATACCAAGACTTGTTTGAGGTCAAGAATGAAAAGGGTTATGTCATGGTCATCGAGTTTGGGGAAGGCAAACATTCGGAGCTTCAAAATAAGATTGGTACAGGCATCAAAGGACAATCCTTTTACCCGAAAGTCCAAAGCGCCATCAAATACAAATGCAAATGTATTGTAGGCCCCATGATAGTGAATCAAATGACGGTTTTGGTCTATGAAAATCATATGGACTCTGAATATGAGCAGAGAATAAAAGCATTCGAATTAGCCGATGCCATCTACAACGCTATCAAACAGCTAGTGGATAGTAATATCTACATTGGTATTGGTTCCTGTTACGCACTTGAAAAGAGTAAAAATTCCCTAGAAGAGGCTATGTTTAGTCTCAACAGGATTACCGATGAGCACATTGTTCATATTAATGATATATCAGAAAAGGATAGTTCCAGTGACGATTACACGTATATTGATATTAAAGAAGATCAAAATCGTATCATCAAACTTCTTGAGTTAGGTGATGAAGAGCAGCTGGTTAATGCTATGAAATCGTTTTTCAATAAAATCAATAAAAAATTTCATGGTGATATGGTAGATGTTCGCAATACCATTCTTGAACTCATGGTAATGGTTCTTAGCTGCTCTTATCGGAACGACCTGCAAGAAGAAATTGTTGGCTATTCCAGTTATCTGAATGAACTAAATCGACTGGAATCAATGGTAGCACTGCAAAATTGGTGTCTGAGAAAAGTCAGTTTTATATCAGAACAGGTACAAAGTAAAAAAGGTAAGCATATATCAAAAGTGGTATTACATGCCAGGAACTATATCGATGCACATCTACGGGAAGACCTTAACCTCATTGACATCTCCAAAGAGGTATCGGTAAGTCCGCAATATTTTAGCAAGATATTTAAAGATGAAATAGGACTTAGTTTTGTAGAATACGTACGTAAAAAAAGAATTGATATCGCTAAAGAAATGCTTAGAACCCATAAATACTCTGTTAAAGAAATCTGTTATCAAATTGGTTATAATGATCCTAATTATTTTAGCCGCTTATTTAAGAAGCTTGTTGGTGTATCACCAACGGAATATAAATAA
- a CDS encoding sugar ABC transporter substrate-binding protein gives MKIGKKQLHMYGVFITVILCLSLIAMLVYGFRKKDSIEDDGKITIGFCADNLVIERWQRDQEIFQAKAKEQDVDVIVYNANEDNATQIKQIRLLIEKQVDVMVVIPYDKNGLKEVIGEAKKAGIKVIAYDRLINHADVDAYISFDNNKVGALQAIELTKVVPKGNYIIINGSPDDNNSFMFRDGYMGVLEPFIASGAINIVEDKWANMWREEYAYDIVQKALNDKMQIDAIIGANDRLAEAAIRALSEKGLGGSIYVAGHDADISACQRIVEGTQYMTVYKPIRLLAESAVELAIDLVNGKPIETDESINNGSYDVPYIKLDVLSVTIDTLEETVINDAFHQREDIYREN, from the coding sequence ATGAAAATAGGTAAAAAACAGTTGCATATGTATGGGGTGTTTATAACTGTAATCCTATGCCTGAGTCTTATTGCCATGCTGGTCTATGGTTTTCGAAAAAAAGACAGCATAGAAGATGATGGCAAAATCACCATTGGTTTTTGTGCCGATAATTTGGTCATCGAGCGTTGGCAAAGAGATCAAGAAATTTTCCAGGCCAAAGCAAAAGAACAAGATGTGGACGTTATCGTCTATAACGCTAATGAAGACAATGCAACGCAAATCAAACAGATTCGTTTACTTATTGAGAAACAGGTGGATGTGATGGTTGTTATTCCCTATGATAAAAATGGGTTGAAGGAAGTCATTGGGGAAGCCAAAAAGGCAGGCATTAAAGTCATTGCATACGACCGGCTGATTAATCATGCAGATGTGGATGCCTATATATCCTTCGACAATAACAAAGTAGGTGCACTCCAAGCAATAGAATTGACAAAAGTTGTACCAAAGGGGAATTATATCATCATTAATGGCTCACCAGATGATAATAATTCATTCATGTTCAGAGACGGTTACATGGGTGTTCTTGAACCATTTATTGCATCAGGGGCTATTAACATCGTTGAAGACAAGTGGGCGAATATGTGGCGAGAAGAATATGCTTACGATATTGTACAGAAAGCATTAAATGACAAGATGCAGATAGATGCCATCATTGGTGCCAATGACCGTCTGGCAGAAGCCGCAATTAGAGCCTTATCCGAGAAGGGCCTAGGTGGCAGCATCTACGTGGCTGGTCACGATGCCGATATTAGTGCCTGTCAACGTATTGTTGAAGGTACCCAATATATGACAGTCTATAAACCTATTCGATTATTAGCAGAATCAGCTGTTGAGCTGGCCATCGATTTAGTCAATGGGAAACCAATAGAAACAGATGAATCCATTAACAATGGTTCATACGATGTACCGTATATTAAATTGGATGTATTATCCGTGACCATTGACACACTAGAAGAAACAGTTATAAATGATGCCTTTCATCAAAGAGAAGATATTTATAGAGAAAATTAA
- a CDS encoding sugar ABC transporter substrate-binding protein, with the protein MKKLLVLCLILALSVSTITGCGQTDDKQSEGTSATNDNNGDKKQDGTVDIGIVLPTKEEPRWVQDEARFKAALDGTDKSVEILFSQGDSAREKQNVETLISKGIKVLIITPHDGAAAAAAVEAAKEEGITVISYDRLVTNTDAVDYYVTFNSVSVGGAQGQYLVEQASGTGEKLYLYAGAATDNNAFLFFEGAWNALQPKIADGTFVVQNSSKAVEYKDKATLTREEMGAIIEQITTDWKPEVAKSKAESHITAAPPEGKTFILAPNDGTSRAIYDQFAKEDGVEIYITGQDAEIPSIQYVIDGKQSMTVLKDVRSLVAGAIETATSVLDGKTIETNGSYDNGKVDVKAKDIKVITVTGDNVKDTIIESGYYNASEFKGL; encoded by the coding sequence ATGAAAAAGTTATTGGTGTTATGCTTAATACTAGCATTATCAGTTAGTACCATTACAGGATGTGGTCAAACAGATGATAAACAATCAGAAGGCACTTCTGCAACAAATGATAACAATGGGGATAAAAAACAGGACGGCACGGTGGATATTGGTATTGTACTTCCAACAAAAGAAGAACCACGTTGGGTACAAGATGAGGCAAGATTCAAAGCTGCTTTAGATGGTACAGATAAATCCGTTGAAATACTTTTTAGCCAAGGTGATTCAGCAAGAGAAAAGCAAAATGTTGAAACATTAATCTCCAAAGGTATTAAAGTACTTATTATCACACCGCACGATGGTGCAGCAGCAGCTGCGGCGGTTGAAGCAGCAAAAGAAGAAGGCATTACGGTTATCTCTTACGATAGACTTGTAACGAATACAGATGCTGTGGATTACTATGTAACGTTTAACTCTGTATCTGTTGGTGGAGCACAAGGGCAATACCTTGTGGAACAAGCCAGTGGAACAGGTGAAAAATTATACTTATACGCAGGTGCAGCTACAGACAACAATGCATTCTTATTCTTTGAAGGTGCATGGAACGCTTTACAACCAAAGATTGCAGACGGTACATTTGTGGTACAAAACTCTTCCAAGGCGGTTGAGTATAAAGACAAAGCCACTTTAACACGTGAAGAGATGGGCGCAATTATCGAGCAGATTACGACAGATTGGAAACCAGAAGTTGCTAAGTCAAAAGCAGAGTCACACATTACAGCGGCTCCACCAGAAGGTAAGACCTTCATCTTAGCACCAAATGACGGTACATCACGTGCCATCTATGACCAATTTGCAAAAGAAGATGGCGTTGAGATCTATATAACAGGTCAAGATGCAGAGATTCCATCCATTCAATATGTCATTGATGGGAAACAAAGCATGACTGTTCTAAAAGATGTGAGAAGCCTTGTAGCAGGTGCTATTGAAACTGCAACAAGTGTATTAGATGGTAAAACAATTGAAACCAATGGTTCTTATGATAATGGTAAAGTTGACGTTAAAGCAAAAGATATTAAAGTCATCACGGTGACGGGGGATAACGTAAAAGATACCATCATTGAATCAGGATATTACAATGCTTCTGAATTCAAAGGACTGTAA
- a CDS encoding sugar ABC transporter ATP-binding protein, translated as MANILEMRNITKEFPGVKALDNVNFQVKEGEIHCLVGENGAGKSTLMKVLSGVYPKGNYKGDIVFNGDVQHFQGISDSESKGIAIIYQELALIPEMTVYENIFLGHEIKRNGVIDWHDTKIEAAKMLKKVKLAVHPASKIIDLGVGVQQLIEIAKALSKDVKLLILDEPTAALNEDDSDNLLELLKDLKKQGVTSIMISHKLKEVIHIADTVTVLRDGQTICSLDAKKGEVNERDIIKYMVGREINDIFPKRETKNFGDIQLEVNNWSAFDRKLGRYVVKDVNFNIRKGEIVGIAGLMGAGRTEFAHSIFGNSRDYQLSGELKINHKKKVLKSPKQAIKNGLAYVSEDRKGNGLILIEDVKQNITIANLKEISDAWVVNKNEEIKVAEQYRQSLNIKTPSIEQKVSSLSGGNQQKVALGKWLFVEPNVLILDEPTRGIDVGAKYEIYTIMNELVVKGLSVIMISSELPEVLGMSDRIYVMAEGKMTGELSIEDATQENIMELATV; from the coding sequence ATGGCAAATATATTAGAAATGAGAAATATTACAAAAGAATTTCCAGGTGTTAAAGCTCTTGATAATGTAAATTTCCAAGTGAAAGAAGGAGAAATACATTGCCTTGTCGGTGAAAACGGAGCTGGAAAATCAACACTTATGAAGGTTTTAAGTGGTGTATATCCCAAAGGCAATTATAAGGGTGATATTGTGTTTAATGGTGATGTACAGCATTTTCAAGGTATCAGTGATAGTGAAAGCAAAGGTATTGCCATTATCTATCAAGAACTTGCCCTTATACCAGAAATGACAGTGTATGAGAATATTTTTCTTGGCCATGAGATCAAGAGAAATGGTGTCATTGATTGGCATGATACAAAAATAGAAGCAGCTAAAATGCTGAAGAAGGTAAAGCTTGCTGTACATCCAGCATCAAAAATAATCGACCTTGGTGTTGGTGTACAACAATTAATCGAAATAGCTAAAGCCCTGAGCAAAGATGTAAAATTACTCATATTGGATGAGCCTACAGCGGCTCTTAATGAAGATGATAGTGATAACTTATTGGAACTGCTGAAAGACTTGAAAAAGCAAGGGGTAACGTCCATCATGATTTCACATAAATTAAAAGAAGTGATCCATATTGCTGATACAGTAACGGTGCTTCGAGATGGACAGACCATTTGTTCTCTGGATGCGAAAAAAGGTGAAGTTAACGAACGGGATATTATCAAATACATGGTGGGACGAGAAATCAATGATATTTTTCCTAAACGAGAAACCAAGAATTTTGGAGATATCCAGCTGGAGGTCAATAACTGGTCCGCCTTTGACAGGAAATTAGGCAGATACGTGGTAAAAGATGTGAATTTCAATATTCGAAAAGGTGAGATTGTAGGTATTGCTGGATTGATGGGTGCAGGTAGAACAGAATTCGCCCACAGTATCTTTGGTAATTCAAGAGATTATCAATTATCAGGAGAACTGAAGATTAACCATAAGAAGAAAGTGCTTAAAAGTCCGAAACAAGCCATAAAAAATGGATTAGCTTATGTATCAGAAGATAGGAAAGGGAATGGTTTAATTCTCATTGAAGATGTGAAGCAAAACATTACGATAGCCAATCTTAAGGAAATTTCTGATGCATGGGTTGTGAATAAAAACGAAGAGATTAAAGTGGCAGAACAATATCGTCAATCTTTAAATATCAAGACCCCTTCCATTGAACAGAAAGTGAGTAGTCTAAGTGGCGGCAACCAACAAAAGGTTGCTTTGGGCAAATGGTTATTTGTTGAACCCAATGTTCTTATTCTAGATGAGCCTACAAGAGGTATTGATGTTGGGGCAAAATATGAGATCTATACCATTATGAATGAACTGGTTGTAAAAGGGTTGAGTGTCATTATGATCTCATCAGAATTACCAGAAGTCCTTGGCATGAGTGATCGTATTTATGTTATGGCAGAAGGTAAGATGACAGGAGAACTTAGCATTGAAGATGCTACTCAAGAAAATATCATGGAATTGGCAACAGTATAG
- a CDS encoding sugar ABC transporter permease, whose protein sequence is MFKDLTSAIKDNIRDYGMYIALAIIILIFTTLTNGLFITPRVISDLIDMTGYIAVLSVGMTLVIVIQHIDLSVGYIAGFLGAVAAILSSKVGMPLYLIFPVVLILGALIGVVWTGTLVAKIKIPAFVATLAAMTIFRGLLIRTTNSATIFTDSDAFNAVGNGYIPDLFNNDHLHVLTIIIGVAVVLLYVIMEIRNRHKQVAYRLRVSTLPIFIAKLVFVSAIVMYFIWKLASFKGFSWTAVIVAIVVVIYNFVTKNTTLGRHIYAVGGNPEAAELSGISVKFITFVVFGSMGMLSGLSGLLFTARLQSATPTAGMGFELDAIAGAFVGGSSASGGVGKVTGSIIGALVMASLSKGMDLMNVGVSYQYIIRGLVLVAAVVFDVKTRNMRSKKA, encoded by the coding sequence ATGTTTAAGGATTTAACATCAGCAATAAAAGACAATATAAGAGATTATGGTATGTACATTGCACTTGCCATCATTATCCTTATATTTACAACCCTGACAAATGGATTATTCATAACCCCAAGGGTCATATCTGACCTGATTGATATGACGGGCTATATTGCCGTTTTATCGGTGGGGATGACATTGGTCATTGTTATTCAACATATTGATTTGTCCGTAGGCTATATCGCTGGATTTTTAGGTGCTGTAGCGGCTATATTAAGTTCTAAGGTTGGCATGCCACTCTACTTAATTTTTCCAGTGGTGCTCATACTTGGCGCTCTAATAGGGGTGGTATGGACAGGAACTCTGGTTGCAAAAATTAAGATTCCAGCTTTTGTGGCAACACTTGCAGCCATGACCATTTTTAGAGGATTATTGATTCGTACCACCAATAGTGCCACGATTTTTACAGATAGTGATGCTTTTAATGCTGTAGGAAATGGTTATATTCCAGATTTATTTAACAATGATCATCTGCATGTGCTAACGATTATTATTGGCGTAGCAGTTGTTCTTTTGTATGTCATCATGGAAATTAGGAATCGTCATAAACAGGTAGCTTATAGGTTGCGGGTAAGTACATTACCTATTTTTATAGCTAAGTTAGTGTTTGTATCCGCCATTGTGATGTATTTTATATGGAAGTTAGCCAGTTTTAAAGGTTTTTCTTGGACGGCTGTTATCGTTGCCATTGTGGTTGTGATTTATAATTTTGTGACTAAGAATACCACGTTAGGTCGGCATATTTATGCTGTTGGTGGTAATCCAGAGGCGGCTGAGTTATCCGGTATTAGTGTGAAATTTATCACGTTTGTTGTGTTTGGTTCCATGGGGATGTTATCGGGTTTATCGGGTCTTTTGTTTACCGCCAGGTTACAGTCGGCAACACCTACAGCTGGTATGGGGTTTGAATTGGATGCCATTGCAGGTGCTTTTGTTGGTGGTTCGTCAGCGTCTGGTGGTGTTGGTAAGGTAACAGGGTCCATTATTGGTGCGTTGGTTATGGCATCTTTGTCTAAGGGAATGGATTTGATGAATGTAGGTGTTTCTTATCAATATATTATTCGTGGATTGGTGCTTGTGGCTGCGGTTGTGTTTGATGTGAAGACAAGGAATATGCGTTCGAAAAAAGCTTAA
- a CDS encoding FMN-binding protein — protein sequence MKKYFVVGLIMILCGIGIGQIVRKEPQNPYENRFASLLEDYDATYNERIEKSESDEILRVYDLQNNQTGYMVVNQGYEDVILMYVVLSEEDIEQVDILYQNETKDYGGYVEEAWFLKRLMLPVTHKLQVVKMKKERPGDVVAITGATVTSKAVVEGINTCLEENGGIR from the coding sequence ATGAAAAAATATTTCGTAGTGGGGTTAATCATGATTTTGTGTGGTATAGGTATAGGACAAATTGTCAGAAAAGAACCACAAAATCCGTATGAGAATAGATTCGCTAGTCTATTGGAGGACTATGATGCAACATACAATGAACGGATAGAAAAAAGTGAAAGTGATGAAATTTTGAGAGTATATGATCTTCAAAATAATCAAACGGGGTATATGGTTGTTAATCAAGGTTATGAGGATGTTATTTTGATGTATGTGGTGCTTAGTGAGGAAGACATAGAGCAAGTAGATATTCTATATCAAAATGAAACAAAAGATTATGGGGGGTATGTAGAGGAAGCATGGTTTTTAAAGAGGCTTATGCTGCCAGTAACCCACAAACTTCAGGTAGTCAAGATGAAGAAGGAACGTCCGGGGGATGTAGTAGCTATTACAGGTGCGACCGTGACATCAAAAGCGGTTGTAGAAGGTATTAATACATGTTTAGAAGAGAATGGAGGGATACGATGA
- a CDS encoding molybdopterin-dependent oxidoreductase gives MNRGNCVVKIGVILMLCMLLAGCQQADKAGSSSISKEGLSYEGELLFSGLDHEFSVVYNDIYAMESVTRDVKHLSSSGEESVDKVTGVILDTILSEKGISQKDFSVIRFIAGDGYAIDVTSEILQEKDIILAYAYNGTYLDEKKQPLRVAIDGVRSMYFVANLNEIVFVKKNDTSLPSNTMDPKKVIILETAAEQLQSDIYTYYDSEDQAFKVADLLNAYAKEDVDLGHFMASDGFEKSEDMDVLMKGYIKTTGKDIPLFTVPDLPKGMHVKHIFTLKIGDTLFASASQGIGLLEQRTMSGKVGTSLDIFMDKVGLTGEDYVFTSGDGYQVEISKNHLNRGIIYLDDSGQYGVMFDKSLPKSTGVKGILSIEVSDDANGVDRAVKDDTKKNETSSDNQEIPWTITVEGLSDGSFELTKDRAERKLERAQLHTERVKDDKKNEEDWEGYRVLDVLYFLKVEDFNTLVIIAKDGFEIELSKEDVDEETLLAVAKNEVPLIDPDNLVQLVQNTTYASTWVKGVSKIIVK, from the coding sequence ATGAATAGAGGGAATTGTGTGGTGAAAATAGGGGTAATACTGATGTTATGTATGCTGTTAGCAGGGTGTCAACAAGCAGATAAGGCTGGAAGCAGTTCGATATCTAAAGAGGGGTTATCTTATGAAGGAGAGCTTCTCTTTTCTGGGTTAGACCATGAGTTTTCAGTCGTTTATAATGATATTTATGCCATGGAATCTGTGACACGAGATGTTAAGCATCTTTCCTCCAGTGGTGAAGAGTCCGTGGACAAGGTAACAGGTGTTATACTGGATACCATCTTGAGCGAAAAAGGAATCTCACAGAAAGATTTTAGTGTGATTCGCTTTATTGCTGGTGATGGTTATGCCATTGATGTCACATCAGAGATACTGCAAGAAAAAGATATTATACTTGCTTATGCCTATAATGGTACGTATTTGGATGAGAAGAAACAACCTTTAAGAGTTGCAATAGATGGTGTGCGTTCTATGTACTTTGTAGCAAACCTGAATGAAATAGTATTTGTGAAAAAAAATGATACAAGCCTACCATCTAATACCATGGATCCCAAAAAGGTGATTATACTGGAAACAGCTGCTGAACAATTACAATCAGATATCTACACCTATTATGACAGTGAAGACCAAGCCTTTAAAGTAGCGGATCTCTTGAATGCCTATGCCAAGGAAGACGTTGATTTGGGTCATTTTATGGCATCGGATGGTTTTGAGAAATCAGAAGATATGGATGTGCTGATGAAAGGCTATATCAAGACCACAGGAAAGGATATACCTCTTTTTACAGTTCCCGATCTACCAAAAGGAATGCATGTGAAACATATTTTCACCTTGAAAATAGGGGATACCTTGTTTGCTTCCGCTTCACAAGGTATTGGTTTATTAGAACAACGAACAATGAGTGGCAAGGTGGGGACCTCACTGGATATTTTTATGGATAAAGTAGGCTTAACTGGTGAGGATTACGTCTTCACATCGGGTGATGGTTATCAAGTGGAGATTAGCAAGAACCATCTTAATCGGGGCATCATTTATTTAGATGATTCCGGTCAATATGGCGTTATGTTTGATAAGTCTCTGCCAAAATCAACAGGAGTAAAGGGCATATTATCCATTGAAGTGAGTGATGATGCCAATGGCGTAGATAGAGCAGTAAAGGATGATACGAAGAAGAATGAGACATCATCGGATAATCAGGAAATACCTTGGACAATAACAGTGGAGGGATTAAGTGACGGCAGTTTTGAATTGACAAAGGATCGAGCCGAGAGAAAGCTTGAAAGGGCACAACTCCATACAGAACGAGTAAAAGATGATAAGAAAAATGAAGAGGACTGGGAAGGCTATAGAGTCCTTGATGTATTGTATTTTTTGAAAGTGGAAGATTTTAATACCTTGGTCATTATAGCAAAGGATGGATTCGAAATTGAATTATCCAAAGAGGATGTGGATGAAGAGACCCTATTAGCTGTGGCTAAAAATGAAGTACCTCTTATAGACCCGGATAATCTTGTTCAATTGGTACAAAACACAACGTATGCAAGTACGTGGGTGAAAGGTGTAAGCAAAATAATCGTTAAATGA